Proteins found in one Micromonospora sp. WMMD1082 genomic segment:
- a CDS encoding lytic polysaccharide monooxygenase produces the protein MHRPRLAVLLTAALTLLASAVFVTAKSDPAAAHGAAMTPGARTFLCWRDGLSPTGEIRPNNPACAAAVAQSGTNSLYNWFSVLRSDAAGRTTGFIPDGQLCSGGSSSFRGYDLARTDWPLTHLTAGRSIEFRYSNWAHHPGTFYFYVTRDSWSPTRALAWSDLEAQPFLTVTNPPQRGAVGTNDGHYYFTGNLPSGKSGRHIIYSRWVRSDSQENFFGCSDVVFDGGNGEVTGIGSGGSNPPPTTPPPTNPPPTTPPPTNPPPTTPAPTTPPPGNSGGCTATFTVTNSWSGGFQAEVAIRNTGTTALTGWTASWTWPSGQQISQVWNASQTTSGSSVTARNASHNGNLAANGSTTFGFLASGSSSTPTVTCARS, from the coding sequence GTGCACCGTCCTCGTTTGGCCGTCTTACTAACCGCGGCCCTCACCCTCCTCGCGAGCGCGGTCTTCGTGACCGCCAAGTCCGACCCGGCCGCCGCGCACGGCGCGGCGATGACGCCGGGCGCGCGTACCTTCCTCTGTTGGCGCGACGGCCTCTCTCCCACCGGTGAGATCAGGCCGAACAACCCGGCCTGCGCGGCCGCCGTCGCCCAGAGCGGGACGAACTCGCTCTACAACTGGTTCAGCGTGCTGCGCTCGGACGCCGCCGGCCGGACCACCGGCTTCATCCCCGACGGCCAGCTGTGCAGCGGTGGCAGCAGCAGCTTCCGCGGCTACGACCTGGCCCGTACCGACTGGCCGCTGACCCACCTGACCGCCGGCCGGTCGATCGAGTTCCGGTACAGCAACTGGGCCCACCACCCCGGCACGTTCTACTTCTACGTGACGCGGGACAGCTGGAGCCCGACCCGCGCGCTGGCCTGGAGTGACCTGGAGGCGCAGCCGTTCCTCACGGTGACCAACCCGCCGCAGCGCGGGGCGGTCGGCACCAACGACGGTCACTACTACTTCACCGGGAACCTGCCGTCGGGCAAGAGCGGCCGGCACATCATCTACTCCCGGTGGGTCCGCTCGGACAGCCAGGAGAACTTCTTCGGCTGCTCCGACGTGGTCTTCGACGGCGGCAACGGCGAGGTGACCGGCATCGGCTCGGGTGGCAGCAACCCGCCGCCCACCACCCCGCCGCCCACCAACCCGCCGCCCACGACCCCGCCGCCGACCAACCCGCCGCCCACCACTCCGGCGCCGACGACCCCGCCGCCGGGGAACAGCGGTGGCTGCACGGCCACCTTCACGGTGACCAACAGCTGGTCCGGTGGGTTCCAGGCCGAGGTCGCGATCAGGAACACCGGCACTACGGCGTTGACCGGCTGGACCGCGAGCTGGACCTGGCCCAGTGGTCAACAGATCAGCCAGGTCTGGAACGCGAGCCAGACCACCTCCGGATCGTCGGTGACGGCCCGCAACGCGTCGCACAACGGCAACCTGGCAGCCAACGGCAGTACCACGTTCGGCTTCCTCGCCAGCGGCAGCAGCTCAACCCCCACGGTCACCTGCGCCCGCAGCTGA
- a CDS encoding aminopeptidase P family protein yields MTEERTDGKPAEGTESHDPDFPPAFLSFMRQGWRDTTLPVGPRPEVPNYAKRRAALSAAFPGETLVIPTGGEKVRANDTEYRFRPGSDFAYLTGDHDPDGVLVLRPNGSGHDATLYMRPRSSRETDEFFRSRHGELWVGRRHTLTEKSTELGLPTADLTELDAALAGLAPARTRVLRGLDARVDAAVRPWDGPREEGQPARDRELAIAVSELKLVKDEWEIAQLQEAIDATVRGFEDVARVLPADRGVSERLLEGIFALRARHDGNDVGYGSIVGANEHATILHWVHNHGVTRPGELLLMDMGVEGRHLYTADVTRVLPVAGRFTPLQRQVYDIVYASQQAGIDAVRPGVTFKDVHLTCMRVLAEGLADLGLLPVSVDEAMDESSTVYRRWTLHGFGHMLGIDVHDCSNARKENYRDGTLGEGYVLTVEPGLYFQPEDELVPEELRGIGIRIEDDVLVTTSGAVNLSAGLPRQADEVESWLAEQREAGPRLPG; encoded by the coding sequence ATGACCGAGGAACGCACCGATGGCAAGCCGGCCGAGGGCACCGAGTCGCACGACCCGGACTTCCCACCGGCGTTCCTGTCGTTCATGCGGCAGGGCTGGCGGGACACCACCCTGCCGGTGGGCCCGCGACCGGAGGTGCCGAACTACGCCAAGCGCCGGGCCGCCCTCTCGGCGGCCTTCCCGGGCGAGACGCTGGTGATCCCCACCGGCGGGGAGAAGGTCCGCGCCAACGACACCGAGTACCGGTTCCGACCGGGCAGCGACTTCGCGTACCTCACCGGCGATCACGACCCGGACGGGGTCCTGGTGCTGCGGCCCAACGGCTCGGGTCACGACGCCACCCTGTACATGCGCCCCCGCTCGTCCCGGGAGACGGACGAGTTCTTCCGCAGCCGTCACGGCGAGCTGTGGGTGGGCCGGCGGCACACCCTCACGGAGAAGTCGACGGAGCTGGGCCTGCCCACCGCCGACCTGACCGAACTGGACGCGGCGCTGGCCGGCCTGGCACCCGCGCGTACCCGGGTGCTGCGCGGCCTCGACGCCCGGGTGGACGCCGCCGTGCGCCCCTGGGACGGGCCCCGCGAGGAGGGCCAACCGGCCCGCGACCGCGAGTTGGCGATCGCCGTCTCGGAGCTGAAGCTGGTCAAGGACGAATGGGAGATCGCCCAGCTCCAGGAGGCGATCGACGCCACGGTGCGCGGCTTCGAGGACGTGGCCCGGGTGCTGCCGGCCGACCGGGGTGTCTCGGAGCGGCTGCTGGAGGGGATCTTCGCGCTGCGTGCCCGCCACGACGGCAACGACGTCGGCTACGGCTCGATCGTCGGGGCCAACGAGCACGCCACGATCCTGCACTGGGTGCACAACCACGGCGTCACCCGGCCGGGTGAGCTGCTGCTGATGGACATGGGCGTGGAGGGGCGCCACCTCTACACCGCCGACGTGACCCGGGTGCTGCCCGTCGCCGGCCGGTTCACCCCGTTGCAACGCCAGGTCTACGACATCGTGTACGCCTCACAGCAGGCCGGCATCGACGCCGTCAGGCCGGGCGTGACGTTCAAGGACGTCCACCTGACCTGCATGCGGGTGCTCGCCGAAGGGCTGGCCGACCTGGGGCTGCTGCCGGTGAGCGTGGACGAGGCGATGGACGAGTCCTCGACGGTGTACCGACGGTGGACGCTGCACGGCTTCGGGCACATGCTCGGCATCGACGTGCACGACTGCTCGAACGCCCGCAAGGAGAACTACCGCGACGGCACCCTGGGCGAGGGATACGTGCTCACCGTCGAGCCGGGGCTGTATTTCCAGCCGGAGGACGAGCTGGTCCCCGAGGAGCTGCGCGGCATCGGCATCCGGATCGAGGACGACGTCCTGGTCACCACCTCCGGCGCGGTGAACCTGTCGGCGGGCCTGCCGCGCCAGGCCGACGAGGTGGAGAGCTGGCTGGCCGAGCAGCGCGAGGCGGGACCGCGCCTGCCCGGCTGA
- the asnB gene encoding asparagine synthase (glutamine-hydrolyzing), whose translation MCGLLAFFSARGDAAAHRDNIAGALECLHHRGPDETGVEVVGDASGRYADGVFAHKRLAIIDVALSHEPLPYADGRYLLTFNGEIYNYIELREELIRDYGARFATNGDGEVIVAGYHYWGEQVLTRLRGMFAFVIWDRQERRAFGARDYYGIKPLHYLETADGLYLASEKKALLPFAQSAYAGDAGVDTANLSHYLTLQYVPEPGTLHRGISRIGSGEYLTWTPGGRIEVRRWYRPVFRPAPVSDEQKLYHEIRETLRESVRMHMRSDVPVGSFLSSGIDSTAVVALAREFNPNILTFTVGYDVPGYSEIDVAQDSARHLDVTTIPTKIGPQDMIDALPKIVWHLDDPVADPALVPLYFVAKKAAEHVTVVLSGEGADEFFGGYTIYREPLSLSGVNGLPGGVQKGLRAVSKAIPQGVKGKSFLERGTTPIEERYYGNARMFTEEEKQHLLRRYDPSVRYTDVTAPIYAECGELDDVTKMQYVDLYTWLRGDILVKADRISMAHSLEVRVPFLDREVFEVAAKIPVELKLPPRSDATKYAMRQALQGVVPPAIVNRKKLGFPTPTRVWLRGEMYEWARHVLTTSGAGDLLDLSYALRLLEEHKREEFDHSRKVWTVLIFCIWHAIFVAKTLDPGIQRNQSALLTKPVVGSMVR comes from the coding sequence ATGTGCGGACTCCTGGCTTTCTTCAGTGCGCGCGGCGACGCCGCCGCCCACCGCGACAACATCGCCGGGGCGTTGGAATGCCTGCACCACCGCGGCCCGGACGAGACCGGTGTCGAGGTGGTCGGGGACGCCTCCGGCCGGTACGCGGACGGGGTGTTCGCCCACAAGCGCTTGGCGATCATCGACGTGGCGCTCAGCCACGAGCCGCTGCCCTACGCCGACGGGCGCTACCTGCTGACCTTCAACGGCGAGATCTACAACTACATCGAGCTGCGCGAGGAGCTGATCCGCGACTACGGGGCCCGGTTCGCCACCAATGGGGACGGCGAGGTGATCGTCGCCGGCTACCACTACTGGGGCGAGCAGGTGCTCACCCGGTTGCGCGGGATGTTCGCCTTCGTCATCTGGGACCGGCAGGAGCGCCGCGCGTTCGGCGCCCGCGACTACTACGGCATCAAGCCGCTGCACTACCTGGAGACCGCCGACGGGCTCTACCTCGCCTCGGAGAAGAAGGCCCTGCTGCCCTTCGCCCAGTCCGCCTACGCCGGGGACGCCGGGGTCGACACCGCGAACCTCAGCCACTACCTGACCCTGCAGTACGTCCCCGAGCCGGGCACCCTGCACAGGGGGATCAGCCGGATCGGTTCGGGTGAGTACCTCACCTGGACGCCGGGCGGGCGGATCGAGGTGCGGCGCTGGTACCGCCCGGTGTTCCGGCCGGCCCCGGTCTCCGACGAGCAGAAGCTCTACCACGAGATCCGGGAGACGCTGCGCGAGAGCGTCCGCATGCACATGCGCTCCGACGTGCCGGTCGGCTCGTTCCTGTCCAGCGGGATCGACTCCACCGCGGTGGTCGCGCTCGCCCGGGAGTTCAACCCGAACATCCTCACCTTCACCGTCGGCTACGACGTGCCGGGCTACTCGGAGATCGACGTCGCCCAGGATTCGGCCCGCCACCTCGACGTGACCACCATCCCGACGAAGATCGGGCCGCAGGACATGATCGACGCGCTGCCGAAGATCGTCTGGCACCTGGACGACCCGGTCGCCGACCCGGCGCTGGTGCCGCTCTACTTCGTCGCCAAGAAGGCCGCCGAGCACGTCACCGTGGTGCTCTCCGGTGAGGGTGCCGACGAGTTCTTCGGCGGGTACACGATCTACCGCGAGCCGCTGTCGCTCAGCGGCGTCAACGGGCTGCCCGGCGGCGTGCAGAAGGGGCTGCGGGCGGTGTCCAAGGCGATCCCGCAGGGGGTCAAGGGCAAGAGCTTCCTGGAGCGCGGCACCACGCCGATCGAGGAGCGCTACTACGGCAACGCCCGGATGTTCACCGAGGAGGAGAAGCAGCACCTGCTGCGCCGCTACGACCCGTCGGTGCGCTACACCGACGTCACCGCGCCGATCTACGCCGAGTGCGGCGAGCTGGACGACGTCACCAAGATGCAGTACGTCGACCTCTACACCTGGCTGCGCGGCGACATCCTGGTCAAGGCGGACCGGATCTCCATGGCGCACTCGCTGGAGGTGCGGGTGCCCTTCCTGGACCGCGAGGTGTTCGAGGTGGCGGCGAAGATCCCGGTCGAGCTGAAGCTGCCGCCGCGTTCCGACGCCACCAAGTACGCCATGCGCCAGGCGTTGCAGGGCGTGGTGCCGCCGGCCATCGTCAACCGTAAGAAGCTGGGCTTCCCGACCCCGACCCGGGTCTGGCTGCGCGGCGAGATGTACGAGTGGGCCCGGCACGTGCTGACCACCTCCGGGGCCGGCGACCTGCTCGACCTGTCGTACGCGCTGCGCCTGCTGGAGGAGCACAAGCGGGAGGAGTTCGATCACTCCCGCAAGGTGTGGACGGTGTTGATCTTCTGCATCTGGCACGCGATCTTCGTCGCCAAGACGCTCGACCCGGGCATCCAGCGCAACCAGTCCGCCCTGCTCACCAAGCCCGTCGTCGGCTCCATGGTGCGCTGA